The genomic window GTCtgctagtattatataaataaaatattttactgaccTATTTGTTTCCTATCCGcgtatatttttaagatctcaGCGCCGCGCTAATCTTCATTAggtctaaaaatataaacatattttatttagaaaaaattcaaaattttgtactttgcacgAAAGTTACATTAGAAAAACTaccataaacaaataaaaatagtgcATCTGGTACAATAATAGTGCTATggtacaatataatatttaagaacATATTATGCGAGTGTAGCTATCTATCGGTGAAAACATGAAACCAATGCATATGttgttttatatacatataacgcCCAAACCCTCTGATGGAGTCGGTAAAActaataattacttaattaaattactttaccTACTTCATTTTGAATTAAcagaataaaatgtaaatttgtgtttttatatcctgtatttatgaaatatatatcaaggtatatcaagttaagtcccaagtttgtaatgcttagaaatactgaagctacaaacaaaattttgctatgaGACAATCCCATCTCTTTGGACAATCTTAAGAAAGACTCTGTATGCCGATTTTAATTGGAACCTTTCTATGGCACAATCTTTAACCACGATAACCCAAAAAAATTCTCGAAAGACgcaaaaaaaatctagaaatggTGGCCGAAAGAATGTCATAACTGtgtcagttttttaaatttataaaaaaaaataatgcaagcattgacattcaacactttctatacaggatatttcaactattggctcagtcaattgtttgctttcacttgttttatttccttttgcaaactaaattaaaattttgaaactccCACACCTAcctattttatcaataatagaaTGGATTTAAAGTATCAAGAATATAATGAATTTCaacgttttttgaattttaattagaaaacaaCTCAGACAACGGtttttatccaatttaaaaaattttattcttatttcgaTTTTACCAATacctttttttacaaataaaaaaatttaatatcataaaattatgtttgtatatGGTCTCTTTTGTTAGAATATTCCTAAAGGGTACAAAAGGAATATAAAATTCCAATTGATTTGACTATTAGATGAGTATGCAGCAAATGTACtcgatttttgttttacagTGCTATCTCTATAACTCAAATCTGGTTAAGCTGCAGTCCTCAGTAAGTCGAAAAAAATGCCATTCCCTTCCGCTGAATCCTTAAATAGGCGGCACCTCGAATTATTTAGCCTTTACAATTCTCTTGATGTTcgagttatcgagattctactatGTTTAAGAAATTATACTGGAAAATTGGGAAACATCAATGaatgtagaaaatatattttagcgGACACTATCACGGTGTTAAATTTCTCATAAACAGTTCTGATTATCCGTGGGCGGTCAATTGaattgtacaatattatttttattggctTTTAAATAATCTGGTTAAGGAGcgataaagaaataattttgtaatacatGAAATATCAATATGCAAAAGATCATCAGCAGCTCCCGAAAATAAGCGGTAACTTTTTATGCTCGTAATACtgggaaaatttaaattttgtctataaataaaatcatatcattaaatacaaacaattatattgtattaaatataatgtatttattaatcaCTGTCAATATTTCTATTCCGCAATCGTTTTACAAAACATAATTGTGACTTATTTTTAATTCCATACAATGACAATAAACTATGATCTTTGGTTAGAGGGActccattaaaatttaatctatatGTACGCCATATATATCGCCACGAGATTTTTCCACGACTGCGATTTCTTTGTTGTCGTAATTCAAATGTTCTCTTGATGGCTTTCTTTAAATCTAAAACCGTACTCTTGCCTTGAGGAacctataatttaaataaattatttaattagaaaactaggaataatttcaaattaaatggaTTGTTTCAACATTCAAAGTTTAAAGGAATCAAATCTTGCGTCAAAAACATTCAAGTCTTTCTAAATAAACTAATACTTtacttatttcattaaaaattatagtgcTGCTGTAATTTATCCAAAGTATTCAGCTACACAATTAATTTCGTTTGTCTCATTATAATCTCGAAATTTCATGATTAGTTTTTCAGCAGCACAAGATTTAAGATTAcctatacataataaaaatgacctAGTTAAATTCCAAAAAGgaagttcaaatttttgaaagtttccgtatttatttttaggcacaatatttgatattatgtatttgaaataaaaataaatgggcAGGTACTAACAGATAATTCGTGCCAATTTAAGGTACTGatacgttttttaaaataatacaaaatctgAAAGACATAGATAGCTACTAACAGATAATTCGTTACAGGTACTAACCAATAATTCGCGTCAATCGAAGATACTGATAAATACGTTTttctacataataaaaaatctgaATGACATAGATAGGTACGCAATTCGATGAACACAAAACTGCCGTTAATACCTGCTCGCGTTAAGGCTTAGATTAAAAAAcctgttttgttttattgaatgaaaagtTTCAAAAGAGGCAAACATATATGTAATTTAATGTCGTACACATAACGACGTAATTCAAATCGAGGTgcatgatttaataataattaccacAACATGAAGAGATGGTtctaaatttctcaaaatttccaAAGTAATAGATTGACCCTGTGCAACAGCAATTTGAGAATTAACTTCCTCGCTGGTAACACCGGCAGGCAAGTCTGATAATAAACAATCTGCTTTCAATAATCGTGTCAGCGTTCCCAATGTTATTTCACACAAATCTTCATGACTTAATGATTCCAATTCTTCAATTTCTGACATTATTACCAagctattgttttttaaaacatgaaaaatgccaaaattttacaataatattaggtattattttaaataccaaGTACAGACGTCAGAAATATAATACTACCATGTTATTTTGACAGTTGTAGTTATGGTTATGTTAACAATAACATATCCATTCACATTCCATAGAGGTAATGTTACCATAGAGCTGCATACATTTAGGAATGAATACTTGACCGGAGAGAAAGAGGCAAAACTGATAGATGTTCTTCCCTCTCTGTCTCGCATCCAATAATAATTCAAGTAAATTAAGCACGCTATTATGACTATAGCTCAAGAACAAATACAATAAGGACGTAAAACTAGAGTGGAGAGGGTGGCATGAAAAAAGGCGCCTACCTAAGTGAGGTCTAGCCCTCGGTCATTGCGTATTTTGTACTACGCATCAtgctgtcttttgttttcaattttttgtcttcGGTTTTCAATCACAACGACCGATGACTAGATCCCTCCCAGATAGGTGCCTTAAATTCAGCCACAGGAGGTTTCATGTCCTTATTATATATGTTCTTGCTATAGCTCTTAGAGATTATACCATAGAGCTGCGCGACATAGAGGGGAAAATGTCTATCAGTTATGCCTCTTTAGCGTTTCCTATGTTTATACAGCTCTATGATATTATCTCTATGTCACACTCACAGCGATACAAGGTCTGTTTACACGATAAAAGAAATACTTGACAAATGTATCACAAATTCACAGCAATCCTAATATTTTTAcagttgatttaattttatattgggGATTAAACTTACAAAGAgacgatataaaataaaaattgatctgGAACTGTTTCATGACTTACAACAACATAATTTTAGCttagaatttgattttaatgGCACAATATAATACTATAACGTGAGCAACATAATCAACTAAATCACACCTTTTACTATGTAAACGgacttttaatgaaatattctgGAATCAGAAGATAACATGTTGAAAACACACGTACATTCAGTATATCGATCAAACAGAATTTAAACatgctattatttttattttaaataaatttttatgtaagattaaaatttatgggTATTATATATGCAATGAAGAATCGGTAAGTACAAGTGCtgtggttttaaaaaaagtttgactaTGAACTActcaaaaacataaacataaactgaaaaataatacgcatatcaatttttcaaattcctaACTTGTATCAACAAACGTTAATTTCAAATCTATCTGCCAAATGTCATTTTCCTGAAAAGGTCTCAGttaattcaatgtttttttagcACATAGAAGGTTAGATGTTGgtaaattacttatattatatCATTCATAATCTTTCTTTTAACCCTTTACAGACAAAATCAATTCCTAAACAAACTAATACTTTCATGAAGTAAAAGTCAGTAATGACAAGTGAAGTGCCATATTGCGACTTACTAAAATTCAAGAACAtgccttaaattttcaatgcaatagtaattaaaacttctttaaaaacgaaaaataaaactgtaagtatcattttgttataaactaaattatgcaaagcataaatattttaaatataacatttttcaataatttatataagttcgttcaagaaatctaatttttacgATATGTGTGtacatttacatatatttttccatataAATCATTTGATTCAAACAATTGTAAATAATGGAATGATAAGAAAAAGACAATAAAATTCTCTTGAAGAAATCTgggacattttttcttaatgggCAACAATTTTGTACCTAATTATGTGTTTCGTTAGCGCATGTGTAATCATACTctttgaatgtttttatttacggGGAATACCTAATAAAAAGTCTTGCAATTATAAATAACCATTAAATAACAGTACGCGTGGCCTAActgtgataatattttaatgtttacattAACTTCTGAAATAccagagactatatcagtaaatattttcttttaaaccgataattgaaaaaatttaattagaagctttaattaaattatcagtgAATTagatcatttaaaaatagagaatatactaataaataatatctgtaGGTTAAAGGTGAATTCTTTGTagataatttgtatatatttctatttttgttcttttaggGATTCAAAGCATTCGAAAATAAATCAAAGCAGTT from Chrysoperla carnea chromosome 2, inChrCarn1.1, whole genome shotgun sequence includes these protein-coding regions:
- the LOC123292619 gene encoding U11/U12 small nuclear ribonucleoprotein 25 kDa protein-like — translated: MSEIEELESLSHEDLCEITLGTLTRLLKADCLLSDLPAGVTSEEVNSQIAVAQGQSITLEILRNLEPSLHVVVPQGKSTVLDLKKAIKRTFELRQQRNRSRGKISWRYIWRTYRLNFNGVPLTKDHSLLSLYGIKNKSQLCFVKRLRNRNIDSD